A genomic region of Bacteroidota bacterium contains the following coding sequences:
- a CDS encoding co-chaperone GroES, protein MKEFVPVNQNVLLDITEDKGEQKTASGIIIPDTAKSKNNIAKVVAVAKIENAEIQAGDTVLFKEFSGTETEFEGKKYLLIQYADVLAKVVETEEI, encoded by the coding sequence ATGAAAGAATTTGTTCCAGTTAACCAAAATGTACTACTTGACATTACTGAAGATAAAGGAGAACAAAAAACAGCTTCTGGTATAATTATTCCTGATACTGCAAAATCAAAAAACAATATTGCAAAAGTAGTTGCAGTTGCTAAAATTGAGAATGCCGAAATTCAGGCAGGAGACACAGTTTTGTTCAAAGAATTTTCAGGTACGGAAACAGAATTTGAAGGTAAAAAATATCTGCTGATACAATATGCTGATGTATTAGCAAAAGTTGTTGAAACTGAGGAGATTTAA